DNA from Solanum stenotomum isolate F172 chromosome 3, ASM1918654v1, whole genome shotgun sequence:
tcaagtcaagtaaagagtatagagtttcaagttaagtcaagagtttaaagttgagttcatttctcaaaagctattaggaaactaagtattcccaaagaagtttataaatgtttttacatttgagtaagaggggaaccatgttttccaaaagagcctttgggctaagttttgagtaattacctcaactaaagcaagatgtgtttaaagacacttctgagccaaagtatttttgggagtagtattgagcaccgaNGCATGTTCCTTGGCATTGTAcgtatgtttcatagttgttttcaacactccaaAGTACATCTAAATGTCAAGAAGTCATCCATAAACGTGTGggcatataccttgaatccataatccaattcaaggcgagttcgGATCAAAGTTAAGTGAAGTTAAaggtcaagtctagaagttaaagaagtaagtcaaagcaagttttcaaagttgttcaagagtcttcattgaacgttttaacttcgttttaaggttcgagtttcaagtcaagtaaagagtatcgagtttcaagttaagtcaagagtttaaagttgagttcatttctcaaaagctattaggaaactaaatattcccaaagaagtttataaatgtttttacatttgagtaagaggggaaccatgttttccaaaagagcctttaggctaagttttgagtaattacctcaactaaagcaagatgtgtttaaagacacttctgagccaaagtatttttgggagtagtattgagcaccgaattggggacacgagttcatattaactcaactctccataagaaccatgcgccaacatgggacttgacgggtcattctttttagatgaccacgtaagattaagctagtggatccactaagtaaagtaaggtcctaaatcatggcaaggtataggatggtccttgggcaacgtgagataaaacgttgtatcatcactagggctcatagtggtggttgtcggttaaagaatctcccgcaaaagttatattacttttatataagtaaagttgagtttgttattgttttatcattaacgagctaagttgttttaatagttttacaagctttatatattgcatgtgtcttactgctatatatattgagttcagttattcatgagtcgatcagagccaaggtaagtgttctcttgcactcttttcaagcttaagttgtggtttagcttttcagctcgcatactcgtacattccatgtactgattccagttggcctgcatcttattatgatgcagacgcaggtataCAGggtcagcatccagcacgccgttgatccagctgagcactccagagtcagtggtgagccagCTCTTTGTGTTCCGAAGGACTCGATTAtgttgttctcttagttttgatttattaggatgttgcggggtctgtcccaacatccatctcagtattatagaggcttcatagacagttagtcagttagttttgagtctctcatctatgtatatatgtaatattctattttgagactcgagttacCCTTTTCGGGCCAGAtgttatcagttaagttgttttatgtccttgcattgcatggagttattctgttgagttagatttccgctgagttaagaaagccagggcaagggttcacttggggccaggaATGGCctttgagtgccggccacgtccagggtgtaggctcggggtgtgacagtGAGGCCCTTGAGTGGTTTCGTTGGATGTTTCGCAACAAACAATTTTTTGATTGGAAACATTTTAAGAAGAAGTTAGCCCTGCATTTTTGGAAACGAACCGATGCAAAGTCTTTTGTGGTGGACACTCAAATTACCAGAATTCTTGCTTTGCTACAGAAGCTGGAGGACAAATGTTCATTTATATCTCCACAGGTGCTAGTAGAAGATGTCGGGATTAGTGCTGCTACAGTCGTTAGAAGAgagatttcttcttctttggcaGAAGAAAACTCAAACTGTGTTGATAATGTCGAGAGTCATCCAGATTTGTTTGGCACTTTTATTGTTGAACATTCAAGTCATGTGGACAATCTGTTCGACAAAATGCCTACCAGAGTTTTCACTAAAGAAGTACAGGAAACTTCTTCCGATTTGGAAGATATTCAGCCACTCAAGTCTCTCAGCGAATTTTTTCATAGTTGCTGCCCCATGGTAGTTGCAGAGGTGCAAACCGAGACTCCAATCAAAATGCTTGATGAAGAATTTCCAGGTCCTGAACGCAGCAAAGTCCAAGTGTTCGATGAATGTTCCTGAAGAGATATGTCAAAGAGGTACAGTACCACTGCTACTTCGCTGGATCTTAGCTCTAGTAAACATAAAATTGCATTTGAGACATTTGGTGACAAAAATCTTCCGAAGTTTTCCTTGGAGCCTGAGACAATTAATGATCTATATCTCGATAGTTTTTTTCTAAAGATTTAGGATAACATTCCACCAAGGACCATGCCTTCAAATGAAATGATGCTTGTTGTGGAGCGTGGAATATCTACAAATGGATTCAATGCTTGCAATATCTTGTGTCAATTTTCATTTAATCCTAATGTGAATTCCTCTTTTGTCTTTGTTCATGGAACTGCGACGAAATCCGGTAATAAGTTTTAACTCCATGGATCCAACGNNNNNNNNNNNNNNNNNNNNNNNNNNNNNNNNNNNNNNNNNNNNNNNNNNNNNNNNNNNNNNNNNNNNNNNNNNNNNNNNNNNNNNNNNNNNNNNNNNNNATGGttatgacttttcagataagacacagaAAATTTGCtccttcaaaatagttattactatataaacatgcccttttgatttattgatttactattttttaatacttcagtattttcgacgaagaaaatttcatatgacttgtaataacgtcagttgaagtttgtattagtttaatttttattgtagtgtaaagtcatttgtttttgttaacaatttctcttgtgatatagatatatgcttcaaaatattttttcccaaaattattaaacttctcaagagttagagaattgccacgatttattttttgaagctcaagacaaaagatgactttatttatcaattcgACTTATGTAATTTAGATTGTCAGGACGTTTGctttaaaatagttattactatataaacattgcccttttgttttactaatttactataTTTCTTAACATTTCAGTAATTTCGacaaagaaaagttcatatgacttctaaTAACTCAAGTTGAAggttgtattagtttaattttattatttatttaatagctaagttttatgagataaatattttcattaatgcaaacctatatatatatatatatatatatagttgggTAGGTATTGATATATTTCACGAATGTATTACAAGTTAACTAGATcctctaacttcaaaatatattattttaaaattttccgagttcttttaaaaaaaaaaaaaaaactcacaacaaatgtgaaaatatgtaaatatatatgaatcagtGAAATTTTAtcatcaacaaaataaattttatattcagtaatatgaaataaatattttcattttgtccctacactaaattaaaatctaataactataaaaaaaatagtaacattaattaaaaggcCTATTTGtttatgtaagtataaaatttattagaaattcatctattgcaaattaattctttagttataacattataaattctctcAGTTATTACTAATTACTAGTATACGTGCCTGCGCGTTGCGCGGATAATTTGAAATGTAAcagttttataaataaaaataactaataaaatgtattatgaacttgataatataatttaatttataataatataataatactaatcaTTAACTTTATTTGagcatattaaattaatattatcagacaatttattttattgtattaaaatattatattaaaatattatatctatAGTTGTATCAGCTACgcttttagttttataatttattatggtgAGATTTTTCTAAGGatactattaattttatgattattctaTCTTGATCAAATATGAaatactttaaatatttttacgtgtttgtactttattctttttatgtcatttgaataaaaaaaattatgttcataATTTATTAGTTCTAACATtccacataaaatatttaatatcatgaaattaaatgGCATGTTAATACATTTTCTATATAtgttttagttaaaatcaaaatattttcaaaagattttttccgtattaaatttgtgtaaaaatataatatgctTGTGGTTTTACTTTTGTAAAATGAATTGTATATAGGTAAGTGCACATTACAGCGGAATGATGATAATAAGTGCTCAAATAGTTGTGAAGAAACGAAGAAAGACATACgcaagtaaaaaataaagaattatgtGTGAAGAACGTCACAATTAAAACCTTGATGTATATTGTTGTGCATTGCGAGAACGAGATGGTCTACGACACTccgatatttttttttctttttttatttcctctaaacacaataaaaaataattttctgtttctttgttttttatatttctaagattaatatttcttttttttttttttgcatgtgtttttttttaaaataattgctTACAGAGAATTTTAtgagtttttattgttttaaaaaataattaaaagggaTCTATAATCTAAATTATtataaagataaagaaaaaacatgtTAGTAAACCTCatcaaatagatttttttttttttaaaaaaataattgtttgcctttttttccttttttctttttttgttaattttttcttgttaatGCTGCTATAGGAACTACAAATTTATGTTTAGAGTTACATagatttaaaatacaaatagatTTAGCCTATTTTTTTGTaccaaatattttaacaaaatatgtGACAGATAATTGTACGTACAAATGATGATGCTATAATTTAGGGTTGTATAGCGAGAGAAACAAGGAATATTggaatattgttatttttgttttgctaattatattataattttacataaatttgatacggaaaaaatattttgaatttttatttggatttaacataatatttttattcaaacgacataaaaagaataaagtacaaacacataaaaatatttttaaagtatttcatatctaatcaagaaaaaataattataaaattaatagtatccttagaaaaatttcaacataatatattataaaactaaagCGTAGTTAATACaactgtatatatataatattttaatacaataaaataacttatgtattaataatattaatttaatttgctCAAATATACCAGTTAATGattgtatattattattattattattattattattgtaaattaaatatattattatctgcataatacattttattagttattttaattatgaaattaatacattttaaatcatCCGCACAATGCGCGGGTACGTATACTAGTTACCGAAAAGCTAGGCTAAAAGTggaaaattttagtttaaagATTCAGTCTTTTAATGATTTCTTAGATGGTGAATGgcttgaattttaaaaaaaaaatgtgggaTATGATCAGTGTGCATTGGAAGAAATGATTACCAAAAACATAGGCTAAAAGTAGAAAGTTTTTCAGAGAATTCTGAAGTACAGAAATTTACCtaatcataagcaaaaagtatttaCATCAACAAGTGAGGGTGTGGGAGGGTGATATGTATTTACACCAAAAAGCATTTTTGCATTCCTGAACCTTTTGGATATCTGACGCATTCAAAGTAAATCATTGAGGAGTTACATTGACAAAATAAGATGGAGAAAAAGGTAAAGGCGAAATGGAGTGTCTACCAACCTTACAGTCCCATGAATCATGATCTTGCGGAACTGAAAGCATTAATTCCTAATACTGAATTGGATTCAAGTTGCTCTTTACCATAGTTGCTCGTACTTACTGAACAAAAGAACTAGGTAAGAAATTGAGACACACACAAAATCCATTTCTACTTGTCAGTTCAATGAGGGGGAGTGTGCAGTGTCACAAGATCTAAAACTTCCCAAGTAAATCCAAGAATGTTCTGTATTACACTTTCTATTCACGCCAAGTAAAAGCAAGGGGAAATGGAGAAATTTGAGGGAGAGAGCAGTGATAAATGACAAAtggaagaaatgaaaatgaatgAAGAGAAACGTAAGACTTTGACGATGTGGGCACTTAAAAGAGTAACACGTGGTATAATTAATGTAAAACTCCAAGAGCTCCTTTGGTCGTCCACAAGACCTAAAGCTGTAGACCAAATCAGTCGATTGCCAGATGCTCTTTTCCTTCATTCTCTTATACCGACTGATCAGATGCTTGTAACAGATATCTACTCCCGTTGGCATAACAGAGAGAATgttataaatgaaaaatggaagaaatgaaaatgaatgAAGAGAAACATAAGACTTTGACGATGTGGGCACTTAAAAGTGTGAAATGTGGAATAATTGATGTGAAACTCCAAGAGCTCCTTTGGTCGTCCACAAGACCTAAAGCTGTAGTGACTGAATCACTTTTCGTTTGGATCATTACTCATGAAATGGTTTTCTCATGTAAAGATTGCCATTTCTTAATAAAACCACAAACGACAATTCTAATTAGCATATGCCAGCAAAGTGAATACAGAAAATGTTTCATAAGAAACCAAGATACCATAACATTTGGTTACCACAAGGGTAATTCCAATAGTAATTAGTTACACACTACATAGAGAAGACAAAGATTCCATGAGTAGtttatcaaaaactcaaaatatataAGGCAACATTTCTAATATCTCGAGACAGGAAACTACTAGCAGTGAACTCATGCAAAGCTCACTCCTGGAAGTTAATCGCAACATTGGTGGACGATCTTGGACAACCTAACAATTTGTTGGCCAATAGAGATAAATGTTGGGATAGACAGTTCATTGAACATGTCTCGCACCTTCGTCTCTTTGATATGATAATGACGAAATTCTCCAAAACCGGTGCATTCAATAACAGATATTCTGAAAGTTTGGTAACCTTTTCAAAGCCCCTTTTGACATGATCTTTCCAGCACGCATCTGAGGAGATGACAATCTTAACCTTCTTGAGGTTGTGAAACTCAACGCTTGAAACCCCACTCAGCAAATCCATATTATCTTGTTTGGCCAAATCAAGTAACTCAGAGTTGCAGCAGAAATTGTAGATCGGGAAATCATCTAACTGgagacaaaaaaatataatcaggACCAAATGCAGGTCAGATTAAATGTGACAAACAtttcaaccaaatgaaaaaatgtaaaaagaagaGATAAGTTCCAGGAAGTTTACCAGCGTATATTCCAATTCTATGCTGATTGTTTCCACATGTGGCGAGACTCTCAAAAGACCAGCTACTCCGTACATATTAAACGTTGTCATATGCAACATCAGCGTTAAATATTTGCAATTCAATTCTGAAATGGGCAACCCTTTGAACTGCAATGTGCACATGACCTGGTGCAGTAATCCCAACGAAACTAGTAAATAATGGAGAAAACAATTACAACAAAAGGGAAGTACTTCACAACAGACAGATAGTACTTTGACAAATCTAATTGTAAGGACTTTCGAGTTAAAGACAAACCTGTGTGAACCAAGTTCCAATTGTTAGATCAGTTGCATAACATAACTTTTGAAGATTATCTTGGACGAGGGTATATACTACTTGACGATAGTCACGGCAGCAGTCTTCCACATAAGTACTTGGAATGCCTTTGATACAGGCAAAGCTGTAAATGAGCTTAGCATTCACTACCGAAGATGCATCAACAAGCCTACACTTGAGATCTTCTCCTGATATTTCCAAATGCTGAATATACGGGGCAAGAATTTCTAAGTCATCTCCATTTCCATCACTCCGAACATAATCTTTCAACTTAAGTGTCTTCAATTTTAGGGAATTAATTTCCAGGCGATGGAAACCAGTATAGCTATATAATTCCATTGTTTCCAATGCAGGACAGCCTGACAATAATTTCACCATTTCAACATCGGTTAGCATCAAATGCCCCAACTTTATACTCTTTAGAGAGTTCCACGATATGACCGCGTTATTAAAGCCACAATGTTTAACATCTAAAGTTATCAAGGATGAACATGTGCAGAGAGACTCAGGCAATGTGCACCCATTACTATACTGAGACCACAACAGAACATTTTCCACTTCTCTTTCAACAGCAAAACTAAAACAACGACTGATTAGGGTTTCATACTCAGGCCTGAAACTGCAGTCTGATAGACTCAAGTCAGTTAAGTCGAGTTTGAACTTTATAATTTTGGAAGAGAGGGAATGTGCTAATGCATTTTGAATAAAGGAGAAATCTTCTCTTTCCCGGTCAGTTGAACAAGTGAAATTGAAGCTATCAATTAAAGTTGGGAGACGCCGCCACGTTGGAGAAACTAGACAAGTTCTGAATGCATCCTTTGTTGGGAGAAGTGAGAGAATTTGAAGGAGGAGTAGATCCGGCAACTTACTGATTCCTTGTGGTGCTTCTTCCTCTGTTACCTTTTGCTTCTTCAGATTTGTCATCTCCTTCGGCAAAAGAGGGGAGATTGATTGATTGGTTTGT
Protein-coding regions in this window:
- the LOC125859253 gene encoding F-box/LRR-repeat protein At5g02910-like gives rise to the protein MTNLKKQKVTEEEAPQGISKLPDLLLLQILSLLPTKDAFRTCLVSPTWRRLPTLIDSFNFTCSTDREREDFSFIQNALAHSLSSKIIKFKLDLTDLSLSDCSFRPEYETLISRCFSFAVEREVENVLLWSQYSNGCTLPESLCTCSSLITLDVKHCGFNNAVISWNSLKSIKLGHLMLTDVEMVKLLSGCPALETMELYSYTGFHRLEINSLKLKTLKLKDYVRSDGNGDDLEILAPYIQHLEISGEDLKCRLVDASSVVNAKLIYSFACIKGIPSTYVEDCCRDYRQVVYTLVQDNLQKLCYATDLTIGTWFTQVMCTLQFKGLPISELNCKYLTLMLHMTTFNMYGVAGLLRVSPHVETISIELEYTLLDDFPIYNFCCNSELLDLAKQDNMDLLSGVSSVEFHNLKKVKIVISSDACWKDHVKRGFEKVTKLSEYLLLNAPVLENFVIIISKRRRCETCSMNCLSQHLSLLANKLLGCPRSSTNVAINFQE